One Halosegnis longus DNA window includes the following coding sequences:
- the cobA gene encoding uroporphyrinogen-III C-methyltransferase, producing the protein MSKVYLVGSGPGDPELLTRKAYRLLQEADVVLHDKLPGPSLELVDDERAEDVGKRAGGERTSQQYTNERLVELAKEGKTVVRLKGGDPFVFGRGGEEMEYLADHGVEFEIVPGVTAGVAGPGVAGIPVTHRDHTSSVSFVTGHEDPTKEESAVDWPALAATGGTIVVYMGVGKLPDYTAVLREAGMDPETPVALVEEGTWPDQRVAVGTLDTIVDVRDAEGIEPPAVTVIGPVAKTRETVRAFLDSPYEQ; encoded by the coding sequence ATGAGTAAGGTGTATCTCGTCGGGAGCGGCCCGGGCGACCCGGAGCTGCTCACCCGGAAGGCGTACCGGCTGCTTCAGGAGGCCGACGTGGTGCTCCACGACAAGCTTCCGGGGCCGTCACTCGAACTCGTCGACGACGAGCGGGCCGAAGACGTCGGCAAACGCGCCGGCGGCGAACGCACCTCCCAGCAGTACACGAACGAGCGGCTGGTCGAACTCGCGAAGGAGGGGAAGACCGTCGTCCGACTGAAGGGCGGTGACCCGTTCGTCTTCGGCAGGGGCGGCGAAGAGATGGAGTATCTCGCCGACCACGGCGTCGAGTTCGAGATCGTACCGGGCGTGACGGCAGGAGTCGCGGGACCGGGCGTCGCCGGGATACCGGTCACCCACCGCGACCACACCTCCAGCGTTTCTTTCGTCACGGGCCACGAGGACCCGACGAAGGAGGAATCGGCCGTCGACTGGCCGGCGCTTGCAGCGACCGGTGGCACCATCGTCGTCTACATGGGCGTCGGCAAACTGCCCGACTACACCGCGGTGTTGCGGGAGGCAGGGATGGACCCCGAGACGCCGGTCGCGCTCGTCGAGGAAGGCACCTGGCCCGACCAGCGGGTCGCGGTCGGCACCCTCGACACCATCGTCGACGTGCGCGACGCGGAAGGTATCGAACCCCCAGCGGTGACCGTTATCGGTCCCGTGGCGAAGACACGCGAGACGGTGCGGGCGTTTCTCGACAGCCCGTACGAGCAGTAA
- the hemC gene encoding hydroxymethylbilane synthase translates to MDIRLATRGSELAVRQAGTVKDRLSNRRRSVELVEVETKGDQIQDELLHRLGKTGAFVRALDEQVLAGELDAAVHSMKDMPTEFPENLVVGAVLERGPAGDVLVTPDGSSFEELPAGATIGTGSLRRTAQLNAQRDDVNVEPIRGNVDTRIEKLLAPSLQREHERRVEKVENGELGQGAVDEWFEGLSPIEQRALERDVDTEYDALVMAEAGLERSGLLHHVPFERFDPETFVPAAGQGAIAVTAPDGEMAELLTDIDHPRTRVETTVERTILAELNGGCIAPIGVYAVVRGQYVHTVVRVLSVDGTESIQTSRDIPIATHGRGAVRLAEELIDRGADELVETARENHE, encoded by the coding sequence ATGGACATACGGCTCGCCACTCGCGGCTCCGAGTTGGCGGTACGACAGGCGGGGACGGTGAAAGACCGGCTCTCGAACCGGCGGCGGTCGGTCGAGTTGGTCGAGGTGGAGACCAAAGGCGACCAGATTCAGGACGAACTGCTCCACCGACTCGGCAAGACGGGCGCGTTCGTGCGCGCGCTCGACGAGCAGGTGCTCGCGGGGGAACTCGACGCGGCCGTCCACTCGATGAAGGACATGCCGACGGAGTTTCCCGAGAACCTCGTCGTCGGGGCCGTCCTCGAACGGGGACCGGCGGGCGACGTGCTCGTGACGCCCGACGGGTCGAGCTTCGAGGAACTGCCCGCGGGCGCGACGATTGGCACCGGGAGTCTGCGACGGACCGCCCAGCTGAACGCACAGCGCGACGACGTGAACGTGGAGCCGATTCGCGGCAACGTCGACACGCGCATCGAGAAGCTGCTCGCTCCGTCGCTCCAGCGCGAACACGAGCGCCGGGTCGAGAAGGTGGAAAACGGCGAACTGGGACAGGGCGCGGTCGACGAGTGGTTCGAAGGTCTCTCGCCGATCGAACAGCGGGCGCTCGAACGCGATGTCGACACCGAGTACGACGCGCTGGTGATGGCGGAGGCGGGACTCGAACGCTCCGGACTGCTCCACCACGTCCCCTTCGAGCGGTTCGACCCCGAGACGTTCGTTCCCGCAGCGGGCCAGGGCGCGATTGCCGTGACCGCTCCCGACGGCGAGATGGCCGAACTCCTCACCGATATCGACCACCCGCGGACGCGGGTGGAGACGACCGTCGAGCGGACGATTCTGGCAGAGCTGAACGGCGGCTGTATCGCCCCGATTGGCGTCTACGCCGTCGTTCGCGGTCAGTACGTCCACACCGTGGTGCGGGTGCTCTCGGTCGACGGCACCGAGTCGATACAGACGAGCCGCGACATCCCCATCGCGACCCACGGGCGCGGTGCCGTCCGGCTGGCGGAGGAACTCATCGACCGCGGCGCGGACGAACTGGTCGAGACGGCCCGCGAGAACCATGAGTAA
- a CDS encoding glutathione S-transferase N-terminal domain-containing protein: MTLELYELEGCPYCAKVIDKLDELDLEYESHMVPRSHDERTEVKEVSGQTGVPVLVDPEHDVEGMPESDDIVAYLEKTYGANAGA; encoded by the coding sequence ATGACGCTCGAACTGTACGAACTGGAAGGCTGTCCGTACTGCGCGAAGGTAATCGACAAGCTGGACGAACTCGACTTGGAGTACGAGTCCCACATGGTGCCGCGCTCGCACGACGAGCGCACCGAGGTGAAAGAGGTCAGCGGCCAGACGGGCGTGCCGGTGCTCGTCGACCCCGAACACGACGTCGAGGGGATGCCGGAAAGCGACGACATCGTCGCGTATCTGGAGAAGACGTACGGTGCGAACGCCGGGGCCTGA
- the hemL gene encoding glutamate-1-semialdehyde 2,1-aminomutase: MHDESRDIYDRALSVLPGGVNSAVRAAPQPYPVFAQRGDGGHVIDADGNRYIDWIQGLGPLLYGHDLPEPVTAAVQRRVSEGPIFGMPTELEVEHAEFVTRHVPSVEMLRFVNSGTEATVSAVRLARAVTERNKIVIMQGGYHGAQESTLVEGGPDHPKPSTHGIPQSFAQETIPVPFNDIETAKEVFEEHGDEIAGVLVEPIQANSGIAYPKDGYHETLAQLCEDSGALLIWDEVITGFRIGGLGCAQSAFGIDPDITTFGKIIGGGFPVGAIGGKTEYIEQFTPSGEVFQAGTFSGHPATMAAGLEGLKYAAENDVYEHVNDLGRQLREGLTEILAERAPEYTVVGAGSIFKVAFTRADAPPQSDCCVNGCRQNPECARFSACPKRGTDAQRMETDRYARLFRPAMRDAGVLVSQNQFEANFVSYAHTEEDVEETLDAYRDCL, from the coding sequence ATGCACGACGAGTCACGCGACATCTACGACCGGGCGCTGTCCGTGTTGCCCGGGGGCGTCAACTCCGCGGTCCGGGCCGCCCCGCAGCCGTACCCCGTGTTCGCACAGCGGGGCGACGGCGGCCACGTCATCGACGCCGACGGCAACCGCTACATCGACTGGATTCAGGGACTCGGTCCGCTGCTGTACGGTCACGACCTCCCCGAACCGGTGACGGCCGCCGTGCAGCGTCGCGTCTCGGAGGGTCCGATCTTCGGGATGCCGACCGAACTCGAGGTGGAACACGCCGAGTTCGTCACCCGCCACGTCCCCTCCGTCGAGATGCTCCGGTTCGTCAACAGCGGGACCGAGGCGACCGTCTCCGCGGTCCGATTGGCGCGTGCCGTCACGGAGCGCAACAAAATCGTCATCATGCAGGGTGGCTACCACGGCGCACAGGAGTCCACGCTCGTCGAGGGGGGTCCCGACCACCCGAAACCCTCCACCCACGGCATCCCCCAGTCGTTCGCACAGGAGACGATTCCCGTCCCGTTCAACGACATCGAGACCGCCAAGGAGGTGTTCGAGGAACACGGCGACGAGATCGCGGGCGTCCTCGTCGAGCCGATTCAGGCCAACTCCGGTATCGCCTACCCCAAGGACGGCTACCACGAGACGCTCGCCCAGCTGTGTGAGGATTCGGGCGCGCTCCTGATCTGGGACGAGGTCATCACCGGCTTCCGCATTGGCGGGCTCGGCTGTGCCCAGTCGGCGTTCGGTATCGACCCCGACATCACGACGTTCGGGAAGATTATCGGCGGCGGCTTCCCGGTCGGCGCAATCGGCGGGAAGACGGAGTACATCGAGCAGTTCACTCCTTCCGGCGAGGTGTTCCAGGCCGGCACCTTCTCCGGACACCCGGCGACGATGGCCGCCGGCCTGGAGGGGCTGAAGTACGCCGCCGAGAACGACGTGTACGAGCACGTCAACGACCTCGGTCGCCAGCTCCGGGAGGGGTTGACCGAGATTCTGGCCGAACGCGCGCCCGAGTACACCGTCGTCGGAGCCGGCTCCATCTTCAAAGTCGCCTTCACCCGCGCCGACGCGCCGCCACAGAGCGACTGCTGCGTGAACGGCTGTCGGCAGAACCCGGAGTGTGCGCGCTTCAGCGCGTGTCCGAAACGCGGCACCGACGCCCAGCGCATGGAAACCGACCGCTACGCTCGCTTGTTCCGCCCGGCGATGCGGGATGCAGGCGTCCTCGTCTCACAGAACCAGTTCGAGGCGAACTTCGTCTCCTATGCCCACACCGAGGAAGACGTCGAGGAGACGCTCGACGCCTACCGCGACTGTCTCTGA
- a CDS encoding DUF502 domain-containing protein, whose amino-acid sequence MLPSSWKRDFASGLVVLVPVLATVFVIAYLYDLVFGVITRTGILDNYPTIPTAAYVPLALAFFLLLVLAVGYLMRTTVGDIIERVLDDVFNAIPGLRIVYNASKMAAETAFSGTGDLQSPVKLEVWDGLRMTAFKTGKTTEDGRDVLFLPTSPNITTGFVIEVEPHEYEQTDESVEDALTRVLSAGFGENEPDIPDEMLRN is encoded by the coding sequence ATGCTCCCCTCGTCGTGGAAACGAGACTTCGCCAGCGGTCTCGTGGTCCTCGTGCCGGTTCTCGCCACCGTCTTCGTCATCGCGTATCTGTACGACCTGGTCTTCGGTGTCATCACTCGAACCGGGATTCTCGACAACTACCCCACGATTCCGACCGCGGCGTACGTGCCGCTCGCGCTGGCATTTTTCCTCCTGCTCGTGCTCGCGGTCGGCTACCTGATGCGCACGACGGTCGGTGACATCATCGAGCGCGTGCTTGATGACGTGTTCAACGCGATTCCCGGCCTCCGTATCGTCTACAACGCCTCGAAGATGGCCGCAGAAACCGCCTTTTCGGGCACCGGCGACCTCCAGTCGCCCGTCAAACTCGAAGTGTGGGACGGGCTCCGGATGACCGCGTTCAAGACCGGAAAAACGACTGAGGACGGCCGTGACGTGCTGTTTTTGCCCACCTCGCCGAACATCACCACCGGCTTCGTCATCGAGGTCGAGCCACACGAGTACGAGCAGACGGACGAGAGCGTCGAGGACGCGCTCACCCGCGTGTTGTCTGCGGGCTTCGGCGAGAACGAGCCGGATATCCCAGACGAGATGCTGCGCAACTAA
- a CDS encoding proline dehydrogenase family protein, protein MLPPIADRFVAGEDISTALDHTRALNDDGVGAILNLLGEHYDDPEKATQDTETYIELVEAIAAADLDARISVKPSQVGLDISDETFADNLARIVDTAADVGVFVWVDMEDHTTIDATLDAVIDCAEDHPDMGLCVQANMKRTRDDLRRLVETPVTVRLVKGAYDPPKRLAYTDKADVNRAYRENLAYLFEHADHVAVGSHDPEMIERAKELHDAYGTGFEIQMLMGVREDEQRDIASAGYESYQYVPFGDKWLSYFYRRVRERKENALFAVRALLS, encoded by the coding sequence ATGCTTCCGCCCATTGCAGACCGGTTCGTCGCGGGCGAGGATATCTCGACCGCGCTGGACCACACCCGTGCGCTCAACGACGACGGCGTCGGCGCGATACTGAATCTCCTCGGCGAACACTACGACGACCCCGAGAAGGCCACACAGGACACGGAGACGTACATCGAACTCGTCGAAGCGATTGCGGCGGCGGACCTCGATGCCCGCATCTCCGTGAAGCCGAGTCAGGTGGGGCTGGACATCAGCGACGAGACCTTCGCCGACAACCTCGCGCGCATCGTCGATACGGCCGCCGATGTCGGCGTCTTCGTCTGGGTAGACATGGAAGACCACACGACCATCGACGCGACCCTCGACGCCGTCATCGACTGTGCCGAGGACCACCCCGACATGGGACTGTGCGTGCAGGCGAACATGAAGCGGACGCGCGACGACCTCCGGCGACTCGTCGAGACGCCCGTGACCGTCCGGCTCGTGAAGGGGGCCTACGACCCGCCGAAGCGACTCGCCTACACGGACAAGGCCGACGTGAACCGCGCCTACCGCGAGAATCTGGCCTACCTGTTCGAGCACGCAGACCACGTCGCCGTCGGGAGCCACGACCCCGAGATGATAGAGCGGGCGAAGGAGCTCCACGACGCGTACGGCACCGGCTTCGAGATTCAGATGCTGATGGGCGTCCGCGAGGACGAACAGCGGGACATCGCGAGTGCGGGCTACGAGAGCTACCAGTACGTTCCGTTCGGCGACAAGTGGCTGTCGTACTTCTACCGTCGCGTGCGCGAGCGCAAGGAGAACGCGCTGTTTGCGGTGCGGGCGCTCCTCTCTTAG
- a CDS encoding CDP-2,3-bis-(O-geranylgeranyl)-sn-glycerol synthase, with protein MLAETVAVALWTMLPAYIPNNAAVLFGGGPPIDGGRTYGGTRILGDGKTWRGTAAGTLAGIAVALGLNAVNGPVAAATGIDLPTFPLLAAVALAFGAMLGDILASLIKRRSGRARGASFPGLDQLDFVVTSLLLAFLLAPAWASAVFTLPVILAIVVVTPVLHLVTNGIAYLLGLKNEPY; from the coding sequence ATGCTCGCCGAGACCGTCGCCGTCGCCCTCTGGACGATGCTGCCCGCGTACATCCCGAACAACGCGGCCGTCCTCTTCGGCGGTGGCCCACCCATCGACGGCGGCCGCACCTACGGCGGCACGCGCATCCTCGGCGACGGGAAGACGTGGCGCGGCACCGCCGCCGGCACCCTCGCCGGCATCGCCGTCGCCCTCGGATTGAACGCCGTCAACGGCCCCGTCGCTGCCGCCACCGGTATCGACCTCCCGACGTTCCCGCTGCTTGCCGCCGTCGCGCTCGCCTTCGGCGCGATGCTCGGTGACATCCTCGCGTCGCTCATCAAGCGCCGGAGCGGCCGCGCCCGTGGCGCGTCGTTTCCGGGCCTCGACCAACTGGACTTCGTCGTCACGTCCCTGTTGCTCGCCTTCCTACTTGCTCCCGCGTGGGCGAGTGCCGTGTTCACGCTCCCGGTCATCCTCGCTATCGTCGTCGTGACGCCCGTGCTCCATCTGGTGACGAACGGAATTGCGTATCTGTTGGGGCTGAAAAACGAGCCATATTGA
- a CDS encoding DedA family protein — MVPLQVDIVGYLSARLEEALPVLREILSSEFGLAIVLGIFVLEGAMLLYFIPSEGIIPAAVFLTDGSPLDVFVLLTVAVVGATAGQFALFTAAKRLGRERLLDSRWVRIGDERLGRFDSWFENWGPIVVPVSNSLLFTRGMLTIPAGLAELDDREFLLLSAIGTLSFESLLAGATLFLLSV; from the coding sequence GTGGTCCCCCTCCAAGTCGACATCGTCGGGTATCTCTCCGCGCGCCTCGAGGAGGCGCTGCCGGTGCTCAGAGAGATCCTCTCCTCGGAGTTCGGCCTCGCCATCGTCCTCGGCATCTTCGTTCTCGAAGGGGCGATGTTGCTGTATTTCATCCCGAGTGAGGGTATCATCCCGGCGGCGGTGTTTCTCACCGACGGCAGCCCGCTCGACGTGTTCGTCCTGTTGACGGTCGCGGTGGTCGGCGCGACGGCCGGGCAGTTCGCCCTCTTTACCGCCGCCAAACGGCTCGGTCGTGAACGCTTACTCGACTCGCGGTGGGTCCGAATCGGGGACGAGCGGCTCGGCCGCTTCGATAGCTGGTTCGAGAACTGGGGGCCGATTGTCGTTCCCGTCTCGAACTCGCTGCTGTTCACGCGCGGGATGCTCACGATTCCGGCGGGGCTGGCCGAACTCGACGACCGCGAGTTCCTTCTGCTGTCCGCCATCGGCACGCTCTCGTTCGAGAGCCTCCTCGCCGGCGCGACGCTGTTCCTGTTGAGCGTCTAA
- the hemB gene encoding porphobilinogen synthase: MHPTDRPRRLRADGIRDIVAETRLSPSDFVVPVFVDATTDERVPIESMPGHERVPVDEVVDRVEEILATGIESVMLFGIPESKDEVGSRADAEDGVVQRALRRLDAETDAYVIADLCLCEYTDHGHCGILEADAESDAHLTVRNDATLDRYASIAQSYADAGADMIAPSGMMDGQVETIRSALDAEGYAEVPIMAYAAKYESAFYGPFRDAADGAPAFGNRRHYQMDPANRREANREVSLDAQQGADALLVKPALPYLDIVADVREHFDRPVAAYNVSGEYAMLHAAAEKGWLDIEEVAHESLLSIKRAGADLIVTYFGETVAERL; the protein is encoded by the coding sequence ATGCATCCGACCGACCGGCCGCGCCGACTCCGCGCGGACGGCATCCGCGATATCGTCGCCGAGACCAGACTCTCCCCGTCGGATTTCGTCGTCCCCGTCTTCGTGGACGCGACGACCGACGAGCGCGTGCCAATCGAGTCCATGCCCGGCCACGAGCGCGTCCCCGTCGACGAGGTCGTCGACCGCGTCGAGGAGATACTCGCAACGGGTATCGAGTCGGTCATGCTGTTCGGTATCCCCGAGTCGAAAGACGAGGTCGGCTCGCGCGCCGACGCCGAGGACGGCGTCGTCCAGCGCGCCCTCCGCCGGCTCGACGCCGAGACCGACGCCTACGTCATCGCCGACCTCTGTCTGTGTGAGTACACCGACCACGGTCACTGTGGCATCCTCGAAGCCGACGCCGAGTCCGACGCCCACCTGACGGTGCGCAACGACGCCACGCTCGACCGGTACGCGTCCATCGCGCAGTCGTACGCCGACGCCGGCGCGGACATGATCGCTCCCTCCGGGATGATGGACGGCCAAGTCGAGACGATTCGGTCGGCGCTCGACGCCGAGGGGTACGCCGAGGTTCCCATCATGGCCTACGCCGCGAAGTACGAGTCCGCCTTCTACGGCCCGTTCCGCGACGCGGCCGACGGTGCGCCGGCGTTCGGTAACCGTCGCCACTACCAGATGGACCCCGCCAACCGCCGGGAGGCCAACCGGGAAGTGAGCCTCGACGCACAACAGGGAGCCGACGCCCTGCTCGTGAAGCCCGCGCTCCCGTATCTGGACATCGTCGCCGACGTGCGCGAGCACTTCGACCGCCCCGTCGCCGCCTACAACGTCTCCGGCGAGTACGCCATGCTGCACGCCGCCGCCGAGAAGGGCTGGCTCGACATCGAGGAGGTCGCCCACGAATCTCTGCTTTCTATCAAGCGTGCCGGCGCTGACCTCATCGTCACCTACTTCGGCGAAACGGTCGCCGAACGGCTCTGA
- a CDS encoding ammonium transporter, giving the protein MSVALPLQAGIEAISSGVNYVWILVVCFLIFFMQPGFALLEAGQVRAKNVGNVLMKNMTDWVVGVLVFFLFGAAFSAMIGQLTTPGLAFDPAGAFGYITDPGTTGWIDWFFGAVFAMTAATIVSGAVAERMNFTAYVFVAVAMTAVIYPAMPGIAWGGTGLLSSNGFIGDALGVGYFDFAGATVVHMCGGLAGLVGAKMVGARAGRFDSNGDSQAIPGHSMLLAVLGTLFLAFGWYGFNVGTQATVLTAEGEFMGAALGRVVLNTTLGMGAGGVAAMVVSAAWQGKPDPLWTANGLLAGLVAVTGAVPHVTWWGGILLGLITGALVLPTFRWVVDSLKIDDVCGVFVVHGSSGAIGTILIPVFAAPGVLSAGVGTHLAMQVIGVAVIGIWTVLASIVVFGIADALFGLRVSDAEEEEGLDSSEHGISAYPEFVGDSGAGSPSSAVSVDGGRVETDGGVETDGGDNE; this is encoded by the coding sequence ATGTCGGTAGCACTTCCGCTTCAGGCTGGCATCGAAGCCATCTCGTCGGGCGTGAACTACGTGTGGATTCTCGTAGTGTGTTTCCTGATCTTCTTCATGCAGCCGGGGTTCGCGCTGCTTGAGGCAGGACAGGTGCGTGCGAAGAACGTGGGCAACGTCCTGATGAAGAACATGACCGACTGGGTGGTCGGCGTGCTCGTGTTCTTCCTCTTCGGGGCGGCCTTCTCGGCGATGATCGGACAGCTGACCACGCCGGGGCTGGCATTCGACCCCGCAGGGGCGTTCGGCTACATCACCGACCCCGGGACGACCGGCTGGATTGACTGGTTCTTCGGCGCGGTGTTCGCGATGACCGCGGCGACGATCGTCTCCGGTGCCGTGGCAGAACGCATGAACTTCACCGCCTACGTCTTCGTCGCCGTGGCGATGACGGCGGTCATCTACCCCGCGATGCCGGGCATCGCGTGGGGCGGCACGGGGCTACTCTCGTCGAACGGCTTCATCGGTGACGCACTCGGCGTCGGCTACTTCGACTTCGCCGGTGCGACGGTCGTCCACATGTGCGGTGGCCTTGCAGGACTCGTCGGTGCGAAGATGGTCGGTGCACGCGCCGGCCGCTTCGACAGCAACGGGGACAGTCAGGCCATTCCGGGCCACTCGATGCTGCTTGCCGTGCTCGGGACGCTGTTCCTCGCGTTCGGCTGGTACGGCTTCAACGTCGGCACGCAGGCGACCGTCCTCACCGCGGAAGGTGAGTTCATGGGCGCTGCGCTCGGCCGTGTCGTGCTCAACACCACCCTCGGAATGGGTGCAGGCGGCGTCGCTGCGATGGTCGTCTCTGCCGCGTGGCAGGGGAAGCCGGACCCGCTGTGGACCGCAAACGGACTGCTCGCCGGCCTCGTCGCCGTGACCGGTGCCGTCCCCCACGTCACGTGGTGGGGTGGTATCCTGCTGGGTCTCATCACCGGCGCGCTCGTCCTCCCGACCTTCCGCTGGGTCGTCGACTCGCTGAAGATTGACGACGTGTGTGGTGTGTTCGTCGTCCACGGGAGTTCCGGTGCCATCGGCACCATCCTCATCCCGGTCTTCGCCGCCCCCGGCGTGCTCTCTGCCGGCGTCGGCACCCACCTCGCGATGCAGGTCATCGGTGTCGCCGTCATCGGCATCTGGACCGTGCTCGCGTCCATCGTGGTCTTCGGCATCGCCGACGCGCTGTTCGGACTGCGCGTCTCCGACGCCGAAGAGGAGGAAGGACTCGACAGCTCCGAACACGGTATCTCGGCGTACCCCGAGTTCGTTGGCGACAGCGGTGCCGGCAGCCCTAGTAGCGCAGTTTCGGTCGACGGCGGCCGCGTGGAGACGGACGGCGGTGTCGAAACAGACGGAGGTGACAACGAATGA
- a CDS encoding P-II family nitrogen regulator — MSDIKLVMAYIRPDKLSDVKEGLAEVGAPSLTVTNVSGRGSQPAKTGQWRGEEYSVDLHQKVKVECVVADIPADEVAEAICAAAKTDEKGDGKVFVLPVDEAYQIRTGKTGPEAV, encoded by the coding sequence ATGAGCGATATCAAACTCGTAATGGCGTACATTCGACCCGACAAGCTGAGTGACGTGAAAGAAGGACTCGCCGAGGTCGGCGCACCGTCGCTGACGGTGACGAACGTGTCGGGTCGCGGCTCGCAGCCGGCGAAGACGGGCCAGTGGCGCGGCGAGGAGTACTCCGTCGACCTCCACCAGAAGGTGAAGGTGGAGTGTGTCGTCGCCGACATCCCCGCCGACGAGGTGGCCGAGGCCATCTGTGCGGCGGCGAAAACCGACGAGAAGGGCGACGGCAAGGTGTTCGTCCTTCCGGTGGACGAGGCGTACCAGATTCGCACGGGGAAGACGGGGCCAGAGGCCGTCTGA
- a CDS encoding Lrp/AsnC family transcriptional regulator produces MSEPSPRSETDPVGRAAIDGARRAERAGYVEGYAPLIDFDALDARTVVVRLQVAPTALDGVVETLADHAVTVFETTGRLNVFAICRFPTDDRRDAFLATLAGDDCVRDVQTNPALRTVVEGDATSLL; encoded by the coding sequence GTGTCGGAGCCGTCTCCCCGGTCCGAGACCGACCCGGTCGGCCGGGCCGCTATCGACGGGGCGAGACGGGCTGAACGCGCGGGCTACGTCGAGGGATACGCCCCGCTCATCGACTTCGATGCGCTCGACGCCCGGACGGTCGTCGTCCGGCTGCAGGTCGCCCCGACCGCGCTCGACGGCGTCGTCGAGACGCTCGCCGACCACGCGGTCACGGTCTTCGAGACCACCGGCCGGCTGAACGTCTTCGCAATCTGTCGGTTCCCGACCGACGACCGCCGCGACGCGTTCCTCGCGACGCTGGCCGGCGACGACTGCGTGCGCGACGTACAGACGAACCCGGCGCTGCGGACGGTCGTCGAGGGGGACGCGACCAGTCTGCTGTAG